CGAACCGGCTCCGATGATTGCAATCGTTCCGCCCGGCGTGACGCCGGTCAATTCCAAACCGTGCAACCCAGCGCCGGCGGAATCCACAAGCGCGCCTTCGCGGAAAGTCATTTCGGCTGGGATGCGATTTACGCTTTTGATCGAAACGACGATGAATTGTGCGTACGCGCCGGGCGAGATGAATCCATAATGCCGGTGACCGGTTTCGACGCGACCATAGTTTTCGCAGAGGGTGTATCGTCCTGCCAGGCAGTTCGCGCAAACACCGCAACCTTTGTGCGCCTGCCCGGCAACTCGGTCACCAATCTGTAGATCGGTCACGTCGTGACCCAGCACGACAATTTCGCCAGACCATTCGTGCCCGGGAGTGAACGGATACGCGGGGGGCCACACACCAGCCGATTCGCCGCGCACGATTTCGGGATCGCTGCCGCAGATGGCAACGCAATGCACGCGACACAGCACCTCAGTCGCCGCGACCGGTGGTACGGGCACCGTCCGAATTTCAAATTTGCCCGGCGATGTCAACACCAGCGCGCGCATTTCAAGAGGTATGGATCGAAGCACGTAAAATCTCCAACGGGCGTTTGCGATTCGAGGATCTATCCAGAGGTTTTCTTTTCAAGCGCATTCAACAGACGGACTGCCGTACGTTCGTGATGATCATTCGCGTACTTTTCCGCTTTCACTGCATCGTGTTTCCTCAGCGCATTCGCGATACGACGATGCTCTTCGATAATTTGATCAGTGCGACCGGGCAGTTGCACACTCGTATTGCGGAACGGTTGGCTTGTGTCGTACAGATTTTCCAAAAGTTCCTGGAGGCGCGGCGCACGGGCGGCTTTCCAAATCACCACATGAAAATCGCGGTTCGCGCGCAAAAACGCTTCCGTCTCGCCGGCATTGATCGTGGTCTGCATTTCGTCCACGCGCGCGTTCAGTTGCGCAAAATCTGCATCGGTTAGATTTGGCGCGGCGAGCCGCGCCGCTAAACCGTCCAAGACCGCTCGAATGTGATAGAGTTCGATGATCTCCGGTTCGGAAAATTCGCTAACCACCGCACCGCGATGCGGCGACATGGTGACCAAGCCGCCGACTTCTAGCCGGTGAAGCGCCTCGCGTAC
The Chloroflexota bacterium genome window above contains:
- a CDS encoding alcohol dehydrogenase catalytic domain-containing protein, whose protein sequence is MRALVLTSPGKFEIRTVPVPPVAATEVLCRVHCVAICGSDPEIVRGESAGVWPPAYPFTPGHEWSGEIVVLGHDVTDLQIGDRVAGQAHKGCGVCANCLAGRYTLCENYGRVETGHRHYGFISPGAYAQFIVVSIKSVNRIPAEMTFREGALVDSAGAGLHGLELTGVTPGGTIAIIGAGSIGLITMRLARLMGAARVIAIDRGARLQAAQLVGADVLIDFERDDPLRVVRVATDGHGVDEVIECAGAASTFRQAVEMVRRGGRVALLGTPAQGIEDLLPTRRIVHDEIAIFGSRANPNTSSKIINLIAAKQLMVADLITHVFPLEDFATAFDYFVHRRDNAIKVVLEPNA
- a CDS encoding GntR family transcriptional regulator, whose product is MVTAYRTMQEIVYDTIRESILNGKYPPGHHLIAEDLAKELGVSRMPVREALHRLEVGGLVTMSPHRGAVVSEFSEPEIIELYHIRAVLDGLAARLAAPNLTDADFAQLNARVDEMQTTINAGETEAFLRANRDFHVVIWKAARAPRLQELLENLYDTSQPFRNTSVQLPGRTDQIIEEHRRIANALRKHDAVKAEKYANDHHERTAVRLLNALEKKTSG